The following is a genomic window from Onthophagus taurus isolate NC chromosome 1, IU_Otau_3.0, whole genome shotgun sequence.
ATTCCAATCTCTCCTTATATCACTTTGCCTATGAATTAGCTATATATTCCAACTAACCAATAAGGAAACCTTTGGAACAGGTTTGTGTACCTCTCCTCTCCCACAACTTATTCTTACTAGCTTTACCAAAAAGTGTTCTTAGAGTGATGATAAGAAAAAAGTCGCTGAGTTCTATATGTACGTGTTGGATCCGATGACTTGGCAATTGCGTCGTTTGTTTCGTTACTTGATGTCTAACTTTCTCCGTTGACTCATatccttaattttttagttggGACTTCCACCTTCTCTGAACAGTCAGAGAAGACTTACTTTTTAGTTCTTAAacgattaataaatttcaatattgCCACTACTTTGAAGGCACTGTGGAACTTTAACTATAAGATACACCATAAGATGTACCTCatgaaaaaacttattttgatTCTAACCATCCcggttttcgaaaaattcataATACACCTACTGCTCTGGTACAGATCATGGATATAGTACGGAGCGGATGAATGATAGGAAAATGATCGTTCTTGTAAAGCTGTCGATATGGTTAATGGATTGGACGTTGATAGCGTCTTCTAGTTGAGATGACGTACTAGCATGATTGCTTTTGGATTGTGATGTGTTTAGTGTCTCGGAGACTTGATGTTTGTGATTCCTTTAGAGCTAGCTGATTATCTGTGGTTGATATGGTTGGATTTTATGTGAAAATTATTGTtcaccatttttcttttctgggAGGGAGCATAATATTCTTGTTGTTGGTGCTTTCAATGTTAATTTCATAAGGGTTCTTCAGAAtttattttctgtattgttcagttctatttttaagattattttcgTAAGGTAATGATTATTAATAGATAGCTTCGCAACCTCGTTACGTGTGGTGTTCCCCGAGTGCAGAAAgtatttcttgaaaaaaagCATGTCGTTGCTTAATTTAATCTATAATACGAGTAtaatgtatatatatatgtatatatgtgTTACTGATTTACGTCCCCACTTAGCTGATCCTGGggtattaatatattttcttttgtaagtCTGTTAATAATGTTGGTAGAATACCTGACAGTGAGCTGTTAAGTTGATTTGGGATAATTATTGTCTATATGTCATTTCATATTAATTTAGTTGTAGTATGAGGATTATTAAAACGTTAAAGTAGTACTTCCttcgttaattaatttaacgttttattaatttaacaaaattaataaacaactttgggttgataaaattttattacaacattcaacaattttattgtaaatttcaacaattaGACTGATCAACAGTGAACAAGTTTAATTTATCGGATTTAAATCCAGCGTTTATTAGAGATTTGTGTGTTTTTTCTATCACATCAGCACCTGGTTGGCGAGTTCTTGTTGTAATGAATAACAcccctaaaaatattttataataacacttcatgagaaaataaagtaagaaGTAAATAAGGAGTATTGagataaaacataaatatctTTTTGCTGTCCAAATTTTATACTGTCTATACTCCAATTTTAGATCTTTCAACGAATATATGTATAATCACAATCTCGAAACAAAACTCACATGTTACGAAAATCgacataaaatatacaaacCTCCTTGTGGATGATTATTTCTACATAAGAACCAAACTCCATATGATGAATAATCCGTATCGACAACAGAAACAATTGCTGGcgctaaaacaaataatttaataaattaataaatatttttaatttctataaaaaaatacttacgaAATTCGCGTGATTCTGCAATGTATTGCGATTTTGATTCCAATTGACGTAATGTGATGTCAAGCTCGTCTAGTTTACTGTTTTGatgttatataaatattatatcgTTCAAGAACGACAATAGTGGCACATCTCAAATATAGTAAATATTAAGCTAACTATATTATCAAATGTTACCACTAATAGTTTTTGTATGTATGATACAAAGTTAGTTAAGGTAAAATTCGTTAAAAGTTACTAGTGGTATCTAGTGAATATAGACCGCAATATGCCTGAAATGTGTTATACGAAAACTAATAACAGTCAACCCCAGGGACTCATTAATCAACAATCGTCCCAGATAACAGCATACACGGACGACATAAACATTCTGACAGCCAAGAAAGTGTACACAGACTTCAAGCACAAAGCAAGGAAGATTAGGCTAGAAATTTTTTGTCTAGGAGATCAATAAACTGTGAAGACAATAATTTCATATACTTTAGTTTTCACCTTTACAGTACCTTTAGACTGTTGATACAACTTTGGCTtgcttgaaattatttttatttcaaagaagGCAAAATTCGTCATAGCACCTGATCACattataaaagtttatatataagGAAAAAACAAGGATCTATAAATATTCCTTTGTCAGTATTAGGAGGTAGTACAAAAACAAGAGATAAAGAcaaaatcatatcattattTCTG
Proteins encoded in this region:
- the LOC111413817 gene encoding uncharacterized protein, giving the protein MSKYFLLLLLTIVAYSYADIPKCNRQIAPITGYDRSKIRGTWYVIEVGNELKSKKRCLNANVTFEKIFESGFVNGKLDELDITLRQLESKSQYIAESREFPPAIVSVVDTDYSSYGVWFLCRNNHPQGGVLFITTRTRQPGADVIEKTHKSLINAGFKSDKLNLFTVDQSNC